A section of the Leminorella richardii genome encodes:
- the metG gene encoding methionine--tRNA ligase: MAQVAKKILVTCALPYANGSIHLGHILEHIQADIWVRYHRMRGHQISFICADDAHGTPIMLKAQQMGVTPESMIDDMNREHQQDFAGFFISYDNYHSTHSEENRVLSELIYSRLKNNGFIKSRTISQLFDPEKSLFLPDRFVKGTCPRCKAQDQYGDNCEVCGATYSPTELIDPRSVVSGATPVMRETEHFFFDLPAFQDMLQAWTRSGALQEQVANKMQEWFDAGLQQWDITRDAPYFGFEIPDAPGKYFYVWLDAPIGYMGSFKNLCDKRSDLNFDEYWQEGSEAELYHYIGKDIVYFHSLFWPAMLQGSQFRKPTSLCVHGYVTVNGAKMSKSRGTFIQAKTYLKHLDPDCLRYYYAAKLSSRIDDIDLNLEDFVQRVNADIVNKVVNLASRNAGFISKRFNGKLSDKLADKELYKTFTQAASTIAEYYEQREFNKAIREIMALADIANRYVDEQAPWVVAKQEGRDEDLQLICSMGINMFRVLMTYLKPVLPSLTERAEAFLNKELHWDDIEQPLLGHQVNAFKALFNRIETAQVDAMIESSKADLQAMQNLPKVAATGPLADEPIADTITFDDFAKVDLRVALIKQVEEVEGSDKLLKLTLDLGGEVRQVFSGIKSAYPDPKALEGRLTVMVANLAPRKMRFGVSEGMVMAAGPGGSDIFLLTPDSGAQPGMSVK, from the coding sequence ATGGCTCAAGTCGCGAAAAAAATACTGGTGACCTGTGCGCTCCCTTACGCAAACGGTTCAATTCATCTCGGTCATATTCTCGAGCACATTCAGGCTGATATCTGGGTTCGTTACCATCGAATGCGTGGTCACCAGATTAGCTTTATCTGTGCCGATGACGCTCACGGCACACCGATAATGCTAAAAGCCCAGCAGATGGGCGTGACGCCGGAAAGCATGATTGACGATATGAACCGCGAACACCAGCAGGACTTCGCCGGCTTCTTCATCAGTTACGACAACTATCACTCTACGCACAGCGAAGAAAACCGCGTGCTGTCAGAGCTTATTTATAGTCGCCTGAAGAATAACGGCTTTATTAAAAGTCGGACCATTTCACAGCTTTTCGACCCGGAAAAATCGCTGTTCCTGCCTGACCGCTTTGTTAAAGGCACCTGCCCGCGCTGTAAGGCGCAGGATCAGTACGGCGACAACTGTGAAGTATGCGGGGCGACCTATAGCCCAACAGAGCTTATCGATCCGCGCTCTGTGGTGTCCGGTGCGACACCGGTCATGCGTGAAACAGAACACTTTTTCTTCGATTTGCCCGCGTTTCAGGACATGCTTCAGGCATGGACCCGTTCCGGTGCCCTGCAAGAGCAGGTGGCCAACAAAATGCAGGAGTGGTTTGACGCGGGTCTACAGCAGTGGGACATCACCCGAGATGCTCCCTACTTTGGTTTTGAAATTCCCGATGCGCCGGGCAAGTACTTCTACGTTTGGCTAGATGCCCCTATCGGCTATATGGGCTCGTTCAAGAATCTCTGCGACAAACGCAGCGATCTGAACTTTGATGAATACTGGCAGGAAGGATCAGAAGCCGAGCTTTACCACTATATCGGTAAGGACATCGTCTACTTCCACAGCCTGTTTTGGCCCGCCATGCTTCAGGGTAGCCAGTTCCGCAAGCCAACCAGCCTGTGTGTTCACGGCTATGTCACTGTCAACGGTGCCAAGATGTCCAAATCGCGTGGCACCTTTATTCAGGCAAAAACCTACCTGAAACACCTCGATCCGGACTGTCTGCGCTATTACTATGCGGCGAAGCTCTCTTCACGCATTGACGATATCGACCTGAACCTAGAGGACTTTGTCCAGCGCGTTAACGCTGACATCGTCAACAAGGTGGTTAACCTAGCCTCTCGCAACGCGGGCTTTATCAGCAAGCGCTTCAACGGGAAGCTATCGGACAAGTTGGCAGACAAAGAGCTGTACAAAACCTTTACTCAGGCGGCAAGCACCATCGCTGAATACTATGAACAGCGGGAGTTTAACAAAGCTATTCGCGAGATCATGGCGCTGGCAGATATCGCCAACCGCTATGTCGATGAGCAGGCTCCGTGGGTTGTTGCCAAGCAGGAAGGCCGCGATGAAGACTTGCAGCTTATCTGTTCGATGGGCATCAACATGTTCCGCGTGCTGATGACCTACCTCAAGCCGGTGCTTCCTTCTTTGACTGAGCGCGCCGAAGCGTTTCTGAACAAAGAACTGCACTGGGACGACATTGAGCAGCCGCTGTTAGGCCATCAGGTTAACGCCTTTAAAGCGCTGTTTAACCGTATTGAGACGGCGCAGGTCGACGCTATGATCGAATCATCTAAAGCGGATCTTCAGGCGATGCAAAACCTGCCGAAGGTCGCTGCAACGGGCCCGCTGGCGGATGAGCCCATTGCCGACACCATCACCTTTGACGACTTTGCCAAAGTCGATCTGCGCGTTGCGCTGATCAAACAGGTAGAAGAAGTTGAGGGCTCAGACAAACTCTTAAAGCTTACTCTGGATCTGGGTGGTGAAGTTCGTCAGGTCTTCTCCGGCATTAAGTCTGCCTATCCCGATCCTAAGGCGCTTGAAGGCCGATTGACCGTGATGGTTGCCAACCTAGCGCCAAGAAAGATGCGCTTTGGTGTGTCAGAAGGCATGGTGATGGCCGCAGGCCCCGGCGGTAGCGATATCTTCCTGTTAACGCCGGACAGCGGTGCACAGCCGGGAATGTCCGTAAAGTAA
- a CDS encoding YkgJ family cysteine cluster protein has product MECRVNCGACCIAPSLSSRIPGMPNGKLPDEPCIHLDDDLRCRIFLHADRPKVCASLQPSQEMCGTCRDDAMSYLRELERITAP; this is encoded by the coding sequence ATGGAGTGCCGAGTCAATTGCGGAGCCTGCTGCATCGCGCCTTCTCTTTCCAGCAGGATCCCTGGCATGCCGAACGGCAAGCTTCCCGATGAGCCCTGTATTCATCTAGATGATGATTTACGCTGCCGCATTTTCCTACATGCCGATCGCCCCAAAGTGTGCGCAAGCCTTCAGCCAAGTCAGGAAATGTGCGGCACCTGCCGAGATGACGCAATGAGCTACCTAAGAGAGCTCGAACGTATTACCGCGCCGTAG
- the yieE gene encoding DNA-binding transcriptional regulator YeiE — protein sequence MHVTLRQLSIFVEVLKSGSTTQASSVLALSQSAVSASLSDLEEQLKVALFDRVGKRLVVNENGRLLYPKALALLERATEIEQLFNHSNGALRIAASTTIGNYILPETLALYRKDFPQTPLELTVGNSREIIQSVADFRVDMGFIEGPCHHPDLITHPWLSDELVVFASPENPLAKVDTVSLDALIAAPWILREAGSGTREVLEHSLMQHLPGAQPILELGNSEAIKHAVRHGIGISCLSRRVVAEQLSSGSLVELTTPFGTLERTLFLIYHRQKHLSASLLRFLTCCQFPIDAIKRCRDGL from the coding sequence ATGCACGTAACGCTAAGACAGCTGTCGATTTTTGTTGAAGTGCTCAAAAGTGGATCGACAACGCAGGCATCGTCGGTACTGGCGCTTTCCCAGTCTGCGGTGAGTGCGTCCCTGTCTGACCTTGAAGAACAGCTGAAAGTCGCACTGTTCGATCGTGTGGGTAAACGGCTGGTGGTGAATGAAAACGGCAGACTGCTGTATCCGAAAGCGCTAGCGCTGTTGGAGCGGGCGACGGAAATCGAACAGCTGTTTAATCATTCCAACGGGGCGCTGAGAATTGCTGCCAGCACAACTATCGGCAACTATATTTTACCGGAGACACTGGCTTTATACCGGAAGGATTTCCCTCAAACTCCGCTGGAGCTGACAGTAGGCAATAGCCGTGAAATTATTCAGTCAGTAGCCGACTTCCGCGTTGATATGGGGTTTATTGAAGGACCCTGTCATCATCCTGATTTAATTACTCATCCATGGCTAAGCGACGAGCTGGTGGTGTTTGCATCGCCGGAGAATCCTTTGGCTAAGGTTGACACTGTCTCTCTTGACGCGCTGATTGCTGCTCCCTGGATTTTGAGGGAAGCGGGCTCCGGCACAAGAGAGGTATTGGAACACAGCCTTATGCAGCACTTGCCGGGAGCTCAGCCGATTTTGGAACTGGGAAACTCTGAGGCGATCAAACACGCTGTCAGACACGGAATTGGCATCAGCTGCCTATCTCGACGGGTAGTGGCCGAACAGTTGAGCAGTGGTTCGCTAGTCGAGCTCACGACGCCTTTTGGTACGCTGGAGCGCACGCTGTTTCTTATCTATCATCGTCAAAAGCACCTGTCAGCTAGCCTGCTGCGCTTTTTGACCTGTTGTCAATTTCCTATCGATGCCATTAAGCGCTGTCGGGACGGGCTATAA
- a CDS encoding ABC transporter substrate-binding protein: MKLFKRMLTKGTGASLLLGSALLFSAGAWAETITDVAGRQVELPKKADRILLGEGRLIYAVALLEGKKPFSRIVGWQGDFRKLDPHTYAAYKAKFPEIDDIPLIGNTTAESVSAEKVLALRPDVAVFGLSGHGPGRSSELVAQLEKAGVPVVFIDFRTSPLKNTVPSMRILGKALHREAQAERYIQFYEENVAKITQVTKDIAEENKPKVFIELKAAMTGDCCSTAGNGNMGDFIDIAGGRNMAKGLLPGALGTVNLEKIIATNPDVYIASGSRAADAKDPGIKLGADVPESVARESLLSILDRKGISTLPAVKEGRTYGVWHSFYNSPYNVLAIQAFGTWFYPDRFKDVDPKSTMDSLYKEFLAIEPSGTYWIAPKAETN, encoded by the coding sequence ATGAAGCTATTTAAACGTATGTTGACGAAAGGCACAGGGGCTTCTCTGCTGCTGGGAAGCGCGTTGTTATTTAGTGCTGGGGCATGGGCAGAGACGATTACTGACGTAGCGGGGCGTCAGGTTGAGCTGCCGAAGAAAGCCGATCGTATCCTGCTTGGTGAAGGCCGCCTTATTTATGCTGTCGCGCTGCTGGAAGGGAAAAAGCCGTTTTCCCGCATCGTTGGCTGGCAAGGAGACTTCCGCAAGCTGGATCCTCATACCTATGCGGCCTACAAGGCCAAGTTCCCCGAAATTGATGATATCCCGCTGATTGGCAACACAACCGCTGAGAGCGTGAGCGCTGAGAAGGTGCTGGCGCTGCGCCCTGACGTTGCCGTATTTGGACTGTCCGGTCACGGGCCGGGCCGCAGCAGCGAGCTGGTAGCACAGCTGGAAAAAGCGGGTGTGCCAGTGGTCTTTATCGATTTTCGCACTTCTCCGTTAAAAAATACTGTTCCCAGTATGCGCATTCTGGGGAAAGCGCTGCACCGCGAAGCGCAGGCTGAGCGCTATATTCAGTTCTATGAAGAAAACGTTGCCAAGATTACTCAGGTCACTAAAGACATTGCTGAAGAAAACAAGCCAAAGGTGTTTATCGAACTAAAAGCCGCTATGACCGGTGACTGCTGTAGCACGGCAGGCAACGGCAATATGGGCGACTTTATTGATATCGCGGGCGGAAGAAACATGGCTAAGGGGCTTTTACCGGGCGCTCTGGGTACGGTAAATCTCGAAAAGATTATTGCTACTAACCCGGATGTTTATATTGCCAGCGGTTCTCGTGCGGCTGACGCTAAAGATCCCGGCATTAAGCTTGGCGCTGACGTGCCTGAAAGCGTCGCTCGCGAAAGCCTGCTTTCTATTCTTGACCGCAAAGGCATCAGCACGCTGCCGGCGGTGAAAGAGGGCAGAACCTACGGTGTATGGCACAGCTTCTATAACTCCCCTTACAACGTACTGGCGATTCAGGCATTCGGCACTTGGTTCTATCCTGACAGGTTTAAAGATGTCGATCCGAAGAGCACGATGGACTCGCTGTACAAAGAGTTTTTGGCCATTGAGCCGTCGGGTACCTATTGGATTGCCCCTAAAGCAGAAACAAACTGA
- the nfo gene encoding deoxyribonuclease IV: MKFIGAHVSASGGLDQAIIRAHELEATALALFTKNQRQWKAAPLTDEIIENFRQACEKYGYSAGQILPHDSYLINLGHPVEEALQKSRDAFIDEMERCQQLGLSLLNFHPGSHLLQIDEDLCLARIAESINIALDSTQGVTAVIENTAGQGSNLGFKFEHLAAIIDGVEDKTRVGVCIDTCHAFAAGYDLRTVEECEKTFACFERIVGFNYLRGMHLNDAKSDFGSRVDRHNSLGLGNIGKTAFSYIMADERFDGIPLILETINPDIWKDEIA; encoded by the coding sequence ATGAAATTTATCGGCGCACACGTCAGCGCGTCCGGCGGCCTCGATCAGGCCATCATCCGGGCTCACGAGCTTGAGGCCACCGCACTGGCGCTATTTACTAAAAATCAGCGACAGTGGAAAGCCGCTCCGCTGACGGATGAAATCATTGAGAATTTTCGTCAGGCCTGTGAAAAGTATGGCTACAGCGCGGGACAAATTCTCCCCCACGACAGTTACCTGATTAACCTTGGCCATCCTGTTGAAGAGGCTTTGCAAAAGTCCAGAGACGCGTTTATCGACGAGATGGAACGCTGCCAGCAACTGGGGCTATCTCTATTGAACTTCCACCCCGGCAGCCATCTGCTGCAAATTGACGAAGACCTCTGTCTGGCAAGGATTGCCGAGTCCATCAACATCGCCTTGGACAGCACTCAAGGGGTTACCGCTGTGATTGAAAACACCGCAGGCCAGGGCAGTAATCTGGGATTCAAGTTTGAACACCTTGCCGCCATCATTGACGGCGTAGAGGATAAAACCCGCGTCGGCGTCTGTATCGATACCTGTCACGCCTTCGCTGCAGGCTACGATCTGCGAACGGTTGAGGAATGCGAAAAAACCTTTGCCTGCTTTGAGCGTATCGTGGGCTTTAACTACCTGCGGGGAATGCACCTGAACGACGCCAAAAGCGACTTTGGCAGCCGCGTCGATCGGCACAACAGTCTTGGGTTGGGAAATATTGGCAAAACCGCCTTCAGTTATATCATGGCTGATGAACGCTTTGACGGTATTCCACTCATACTGGAAACCATTAATCCAGACATCTGGAAAGACGAAATTGCCTGA
- a CDS encoding amino acid permease, which translates to MALADTNTSTAEGKHRLRRSLKARHLTMIAVGGSIGTGLFVASGATIAQAGPGGALLSYALIGLMVYFLMTSLGELAAYMPVSGSFSTYGANYVEPGFGFALGWNYWYNWAVTVAVDLVAAQLVMQYWFPETPLGLPDWIWSALFLAFIFFLNFLSVKGFGEAEFWFALIKVVTVIIFIALGVLMIFGILKGGNNAGWSNWTIGDAPFAGGFSAMIGVAMIVGFSFQGTELIGIAAGESADPGKNIPRAVRQVFWRILLFYIFAILIVSVLVPYTDPSLLRNNETDVSVSPFTLVFQHAGLLSAAAVMNAVILTSVLSAGNSGMYASTRMLYALAAEGKAPRIFAKLSAGGVPRNALIATTVVAGLCFLTSRFGNQQVYLWLLNTSGMTGFIAWLGIAVSHYRFRRGYMAQGRSLSDLPYRSGFFPLGPIFAFVLCLIITLGQNYQAFLEDKIDWAGVAATYVGIPLFLAIWFGYKIVKRTRFVRYSEMEFPEQAEREKA; encoded by the coding sequence ATGGCACTGGCAGATACAAACACATCAACGGCGGAAGGCAAGCATAGGCTTCGCCGCTCGCTGAAGGCCCGACACTTGACGATGATCGCCGTCGGCGGTTCTATCGGTACGGGGCTGTTTGTCGCCTCTGGCGCAACCATTGCACAGGCTGGCCCGGGTGGTGCGCTGCTGTCGTATGCTCTTATCGGCCTGATGGTCTACTTCTTAATGACCAGCCTGGGCGAGCTTGCCGCTTATATGCCGGTGTCCGGCTCTTTCTCTACTTACGGCGCCAACTATGTTGAGCCTGGCTTTGGCTTCGCGCTGGGGTGGAACTACTGGTACAACTGGGCAGTAACCGTCGCGGTTGACTTGGTGGCTGCGCAGCTGGTCATGCAGTACTGGTTTCCTGAAACGCCCTTGGGCCTGCCGGACTGGATTTGGAGCGCTCTATTTTTGGCGTTCATCTTCTTTTTGAACTTTCTGTCAGTAAAGGGCTTTGGTGAAGCGGAGTTCTGGTTTGCGCTGATTAAAGTAGTGACTGTTATTATCTTTATTGCTCTGGGCGTGCTGATGATCTTTGGCATTCTGAAAGGCGGTAATAACGCGGGGTGGAGCAACTGGACTATCGGTGACGCGCCGTTTGCTGGAGGGTTCTCCGCCATGATAGGCGTGGCGATGATCGTCGGCTTCTCGTTTCAAGGGACTGAGCTTATCGGTATTGCTGCCGGTGAGTCTGCCGATCCGGGTAAGAATATTCCTCGCGCGGTTCGTCAGGTGTTCTGGCGCATCCTGTTGTTCTATATTTTCGCGATTCTGATTGTCAGCGTGCTGGTCCCCTATACCGATCCTAGCCTGCTACGTAACAATGAAACTGACGTTAGCGTGAGTCCGTTTACGCTGGTCTTCCAGCACGCAGGCTTACTGTCCGCAGCGGCAGTGATGAATGCGGTTATTCTGACCTCTGTCCTGTCTGCCGGTAACTCTGGGATGTATGCCTCAACGCGTATGCTGTACGCGCTGGCGGCGGAAGGGAAGGCGCCTAGAATTTTTGCCAAGCTGTCTGCTGGCGGTGTGCCGCGTAACGCACTGATTGCGACAACGGTCGTGGCCGGCCTGTGCTTTTTGACATCTCGCTTTGGCAATCAGCAGGTTTATCTCTGGCTGCTCAACACTTCGGGCATGACAGGCTTTATCGCCTGGCTGGGGATTGCGGTCAGCCACTATCGCTTCCGTAGGGGCTATATGGCTCAGGGTCGCTCTCTGAGCGACCTACCGTATCGCTCTGGATTTTTCCCGCTGGGACCAATCTTCGCCTTTGTGCTGTGCCTGATTATTACTCTAGGCCAGAACTATCAGGCGTTCCTCGAAGATAAAATTGACTGGGCAGGCGTAGCGGCGACCTATGTGGGTATTCCTCTGTTTTTAGCTATCTGGTTTGGCTACAAAATTGTGAAAAGAACCCGCTTTGTGCGCTATAGCGAAATGGAGTTTCCAGAACAGGCTGAGCGTGAAAAGGCCTAA
- the wzz(fepE) gene encoding LPS O-antigen length regulator Wzz(fepE) — MENTLSKRLTVTDYSQRDDIDLFALLETLFLAKARLFLITFCFAAVGLAVAFLLPQKWTSQAIIVAPEMPELIEIRKELTELQVLDIKEDVSADGLYQLFIKRFDSTALQKAYLNQSSYIKNKLENTGADNTERRRLIVRTAERIKLRLNNAENKKDPQPYTAWSLTFTAETADDAQSVLKGYIDYVTTGVEKEVIDNLTSSLELRIQAEKDKLALDRQALENEHNINIQRLNYSLEVANAAGIKQPVYSHGQAVKDDPDYSVALGSDGLAQKLKIEQSITDVSHLNASIQNREMRLSKMQQIHIQGAHFQPYKFQMEPSWPVKKEGPGKALVLVLFTLLGFIIASGYVLLNHAVKSRSGKTATQAA; from the coding sequence ATGGAAAATACGCTCAGTAAAAGGTTAACCGTCACAGACTATTCCCAGCGGGATGACATAGACCTTTTTGCTCTGTTGGAAACGCTCTTTTTAGCGAAGGCTCGCCTTTTCCTCATCACCTTCTGCTTTGCCGCCGTTGGGCTTGCCGTGGCGTTTCTTCTTCCACAAAAGTGGACCAGCCAGGCCATTATCGTTGCGCCGGAAATGCCCGAGCTGATTGAGATACGGAAAGAGCTGACCGAATTACAGGTTCTCGATATTAAAGAAGATGTTTCAGCTGACGGCCTCTACCAACTGTTTATTAAGCGATTTGACTCCACAGCATTACAGAAAGCCTATTTAAACCAGTCTTCCTATATTAAAAATAAGCTGGAAAATACGGGTGCAGACAATACCGAGCGACGCCGTCTGATTGTCAGAACGGCAGAGCGTATTAAACTCCGCTTAAATAACGCTGAAAATAAAAAAGACCCACAGCCCTACACGGCCTGGTCGCTAACGTTTACGGCCGAAACCGCTGACGACGCCCAGTCCGTGCTTAAAGGATATATTGATTACGTCACCACCGGCGTCGAAAAAGAAGTCATTGATAATCTCACCAGCTCGCTAGAACTGCGGATCCAGGCGGAAAAAGACAAACTGGCACTGGACAGGCAGGCGTTAGAAAACGAGCACAATATCAATATACAGCGCCTTAACTATTCACTCGAGGTTGCCAATGCCGCAGGCATTAAGCAGCCCGTTTACAGTCACGGGCAGGCAGTTAAAGACGATCCTGACTACTCTGTCGCCCTTGGCTCAGACGGGCTGGCACAAAAGCTGAAAATAGAACAGTCGATCACTGACGTTTCTCACCTGAACGCCTCTATTCAAAACCGGGAAATGCGCCTAAGTAAAATGCAGCAGATCCACATTCAGGGCGCACATTTCCAGCCCTATAAGTTTCAAATGGAGCCTTCCTGGCCTGTCAAAAAGGAAGGGCCAGGAAAAGCGCTCGTTCTGGTGCTCTTTACGCTACTTGGATTTATCATCGCCAGTGGCTATGTACTGCTAAACCATGCAGTGAAGAGCCGTTCCGGTAAAACCGCGACTCAGGCTGCATAA
- a CDS encoding FecCD family ABC transporter permease produces the protein MSVSTELMKDEIPNERSVMGRYRHILRKRLMVLLVVALAIIGSVVLDFIMGPSGLTIGELWQTLWQPETVDAGIQVIVWDIRLPYALMAVVVGMALGLAGAEMQTILNNPLASPFTLGVSSAAAFGAALAIVLGIGIPGIDPQWFISANAFIFALLAAFMLDAVTRWTRVATSGVVLFGIALVFTFNALVSMMQFIASEDTLQGLVFWTMGSLARATWIKLAVLLAVFLVLFPWSMMNAWRLTALRLGEDRAISFGIDVRRLRLSTLLRISILSALAVAFVGPIGFIGLVAPHIARLIFGEDHRFYLPASALIGALVLSMASVASKNLIPGVIIPVGIVTSLVGVPFFLSIILRHRGQV, from the coding sequence ATGAGCGTAAGTACAGAGTTAATGAAAGACGAAATACCGAATGAACGGAGCGTAATGGGGCGATATCGCCATATTTTACGCAAGCGCCTGATGGTTTTGCTGGTGGTCGCTCTGGCGATTATTGGATCGGTGGTGTTGGACTTTATTATGGGTCCTTCGGGCCTGACGATAGGCGAACTGTGGCAGACGCTGTGGCAGCCTGAAACCGTTGACGCCGGCATTCAGGTGATCGTTTGGGATATTCGTTTACCCTATGCACTGATGGCTGTTGTCGTTGGTATGGCTCTGGGGTTGGCGGGTGCGGAAATGCAGACTATTCTGAATAACCCGCTGGCTAGCCCGTTTACGCTTGGGGTATCTTCCGCTGCGGCGTTCGGCGCGGCATTGGCTATCGTGCTGGGGATTGGTATTCCCGGCATTGACCCTCAGTGGTTCATTTCGGCGAATGCGTTCATTTTTGCGCTTCTGGCTGCCTTTATGCTGGATGCAGTAACGCGCTGGACAAGAGTCGCGACCTCTGGCGTGGTGCTGTTCGGCATTGCGCTAGTGTTCACGTTTAACGCGCTGGTGTCGATGATGCAGTTTATCGCGTCAGAAGACACGCTGCAGGGGCTGGTATTTTGGACAATGGGCAGCCTGGCGCGGGCAACCTGGATTAAACTGGCTGTGCTGTTAGCCGTTTTCTTAGTGCTGTTTCCGTGGTCAATGATGAACGCCTGGCGTTTGACGGCTCTGCGTTTAGGTGAGGATCGGGCGATTAGCTTCGGCATTGACGTTCGCCGTCTGCGCCTGTCTACACTGTTGCGCATTAGCATTTTGTCTGCGCTGGCGGTGGCGTTTGTTGGGCCTATCGGTTTTATTGGTCTGGTGGCTCCACACATCGCTCGCCTGATTTTTGGCGAAGATCACCGCTTCTATCTCCCCGCCAGTGCCCTTATTGGTGCGCTGGTGCTTTCAATGGCCTCTGTAGCCTCTAAGAACCTTATTCCTGGTGTAATTATTCCCGTCGGCATTGTGACGTCGCTGGTTGGCGTGCCGTTCTTCCTGAGCATTATCTTGCGTCATCGGGGGCAGGTATGA
- a CDS encoding ABC transporter ATP-binding protein: MTSGLQAKGFNAGYPKKPIITDLAIPQLARGEITVLLGPNGSGKSTLLRALAGLNRATGQLMLDGQDLMQVPFAERAKHVVYLPQTLPAGVHLHVLESIVVAQRASGGMHSERGEEEVMELLTQLGISHLALSYLDQLSGGQKQLVGLAQSLIRQPSLLLLDEPLSALDLNYQFHVMDLVKRETQRRNMITVVVVHDINIALRHADHVLMLKSGKLVANGKPEVVITAESLAEVYGVRGRIELCSQGRPQVTIDGLVGKLTS; the protein is encoded by the coding sequence ATGACGAGCGGCCTTCAGGCTAAGGGGTTTAACGCTGGCTACCCTAAAAAACCAATCATTACCGATTTGGCGATCCCTCAGTTAGCGCGGGGGGAGATTACGGTGCTTCTTGGCCCTAACGGCAGTGGGAAGTCAACGCTGCTGCGGGCGTTAGCGGGGCTAAATCGTGCGACTGGTCAACTGATGCTGGACGGTCAAGATCTTATGCAAGTGCCCTTTGCCGAGCGGGCAAAGCACGTCGTCTATTTACCGCAAACGCTGCCCGCAGGCGTCCATCTTCACGTTCTGGAGTCTATCGTCGTGGCGCAGCGAGCGTCGGGTGGAATGCATTCTGAGCGCGGTGAAGAAGAGGTGATGGAGCTACTGACGCAGCTGGGTATTTCCCATCTGGCGCTTAGCTACCTCGATCAGCTTTCAGGTGGACAGAAGCAGCTGGTGGGCTTAGCACAGTCACTGATTCGGCAGCCTTCTCTGCTGCTGCTTGATGAGCCTTTAAGTGCGCTAGACCTGAACTATCAGTTCCACGTGATGGATCTGGTGAAGCGGGAAACTCAGCGCCGCAATATGATCACGGTGGTGGTGGTGCACGATATTAATATTGCCCTGCGCCATGCCGACCATGTACTGATGCTGAAGAGCGGCAAGCTGGTTGCTAACGGAAAGCCGGAAGTGGTGATTACGGCAGAAAGTCTGGCTGAAGTTTACGGTGTAAGAGGGCGGATTGAGCTTTGTTCTCAGGGGCGACCTCAGGTCACTATTGACGGTTTGGTTGGAAAACTGACGAGCTGA
- the fruK gene encoding 1-phosphofructokinase, producing the protein MNRRVATITLNPAYDLVGHCPSITLGDVNLVRTAGLHPAGKGINVAKVLKDLGMDVTVGGFLGRDNQDGFQQLFSELGIANRFQVVPGRTRINVKLTEANNEVTDFNFSGFQVDKADWQRFTNDSLSWLGQFDMVAVSGSLPSSVEPDEFSEWMRQLRAVCPCIIFDSSREAFSAGLKASPWLVKPNRRELEIWMGHPLPTLEDVVYAAHALRESGIAHVVISLGIEGAIWVNASGAWLAKPPSCDVVSTVGAGDSMVGGLIYGLLMRESSEHTLRLATAVAALAVSQSNVGIKDRMQLASMMAQVELTPFS; encoded by the coding sequence ATGAACAGACGCGTAGCGACTATCACCCTTAATCCTGCCTACGATTTAGTGGGTCACTGCCCCAGTATTACGCTGGGGGACGTTAATCTGGTGAGGACAGCCGGGCTTCATCCTGCCGGTAAAGGTATTAACGTCGCCAAGGTTCTAAAAGACTTGGGTATGGATGTCACTGTCGGTGGATTTTTAGGGCGAGACAATCAGGACGGCTTCCAACAGCTGTTTAGTGAGCTGGGAATTGCCAACCGCTTTCAGGTGGTGCCCGGCCGTACGCGTATTAACGTGAAGCTGACGGAAGCCAACAATGAAGTCACTGACTTCAATTTTTCCGGCTTTCAGGTTGATAAGGCTGACTGGCAGCGCTTTACTAACGATTCGCTGTCGTGGCTGGGGCAGTTTGACATGGTGGCGGTCAGCGGAAGTTTGCCTTCAAGCGTAGAGCCTGATGAGTTTAGCGAGTGGATGCGCCAGCTCCGCGCCGTTTGTCCGTGCATTATTTTTGACAGCAGTCGGGAAGCGTTTTCTGCCGGGCTGAAGGCGTCGCCATGGCTGGTTAAGCCCAATCGCCGCGAGCTGGAAATCTGGATGGGTCATCCGCTACCGACGCTGGAGGATGTGGTGTATGCCGCTCACGCGCTGCGAGAAAGCGGCATTGCTCACGTTGTTATTTCGCTAGGGATTGAAGGCGCTATTTGGGTGAACGCGTCCGGAGCCTGGCTGGCTAAACCGCCGTCCTGTGACGTTGTGAGCACCGTCGGTGCTGGGGACTCTATGGTGGGCGGGCTTATTTACGGCCTGCTGATGCGAGAGTCTAGCGAGCACACGCTGCGACTGGCGACCGCTGTGGCGGCGCTGGCAGTGAGTCAGAGTAATGTGGGGATAAAAGACCGCATGCAGCTGGCATCAATGATGGCACAGGTTGAGCTGACGCCTTTTTCTTAA